One genomic segment of Chitinivibrionales bacterium includes these proteins:
- a CDS encoding glycosyltransferase, translating to MLISIVIPTHNRHDYLKQCVFSIMDSISSGHICEIIVVDDGSCRAIDEQNKIFCSTCGINYLHVNKPEGAATARNYGIRKSSGEWIVFLDDDVVVEKEWFGKVSAIVRSLRNSSIVGVEGKVEPSGDGLWDREVQNLSGGKYLTSHMIYKKSMLERIGGFDESFKFPMAEDHELAVRAGNVGKLVFYPDLKVVHLPRNIDPFRILFKAPGRMIALLKSEYYFYSKHPGAYGKYRHSPTFKGTYNSILFKYAIISLKRRSFSQLLRRPLQIPVLLAQAVIGQITAWLLMPGILLSKKADG from the coding sequence ATGCTGATATCGATAGTTATTCCAACTCATAATCGTCATGATTATCTAAAACAATGTGTATTTTCGATTATGGATTCGATATCATCAGGACACATATGTGAAATTATTGTTGTTGATGACGGGTCATGTAGAGCAATTGACGAACAGAACAAAATATTTTGCAGCACGTGTGGAATCAATTATCTCCATGTGAATAAGCCTGAAGGGGCTGCAACAGCGCGTAATTACGGCATCAGAAAGAGCAGCGGAGAATGGATTGTTTTTCTTGATGATGATGTTGTGGTCGAAAAGGAGTGGTTTGGAAAAGTATCGGCAATTGTACGGTCGCTCAGGAATAGCTCGATTGTGGGTGTTGAAGGTAAAGTGGAACCATCGGGAGACGGTCTTTGGGACAGGGAGGTGCAGAATCTTTCCGGTGGCAAGTATCTGACTTCGCATATGATCTACAAAAAAAGCATGCTCGAGCGAATCGGTGGTTTTGATGAGTCGTTTAAATTTCCTATGGCTGAAGACCATGAATTGGCGGTACGCGCCGGGAACGTCGGAAAACTGGTCTTTTATCCGGATTTAAAAGTTGTTCATCTTCCCCGGAATATCGATCCATTCCGGATTCTGTTTAAAGCACCGGGGAGAATGATTGCTCTTCTAAAATCGGAATATTACTTCTATTCGAAACATCCCGGGGCATACGGAAAATACCGTCATTCGCCGACTTTTAAAGGAACCTATAATTCTATATTATTTAAGTATGCGATAATTTCCCTGAAAAGGCGCTCCTTTTCTCAACTGTTGAGACGTCCTTTGCAGATTCCTGTTCTTTTAGCACAGGCAGTAATCGGGCAGATAACGGCATGGTTGCTTATGCCCGGTATATTATTGTCAAAAAAAGCAGATGGTTAA